In Glycine max cultivar Williams 82 chromosome 15, Glycine_max_v4.0, whole genome shotgun sequence, the DNA window gatttatttaacaatCTATTTAACATGTTTATACTTCTAAGTAATATCTTgtgagtaattatttttaaacattgatgcttaattaaatctaatatttatgaagaatattttaattaatttaatttctacaattcaatatgtaatattttttacttatttaaaaaatatttttcaccatcGTGAAAAACAGGTCAGGCGTGTGATTGACAAAGCTTTCTCTACAGCTTATTGCCCATTCtcttaactaaaataaatacgGATCTTGCTATCAAGTAACATCATGATAATGATTAAGAaactatgaaaaatatttattgtaaaaattataaaataatataaaaaattcataaataatataattttatgtattttgatatatatatatatatatatatatatatatatatatatatatatatatgtttttttagttaCTAAGTAATAAAAAGACATattctaagaaaacaaaatcattgAAGAAAGAGATGGAGACAGCACGAAGTTCTGCCCCAATCCCTCAGCCCAATTTGGACACCAAATGTATGTATAATAGAGGGCAATGAATGTGCTTGCTAGGTTCGGTCATGGGCAATTGCTCCATACACCCAGCACAATTCTTGTTCATCCAGCATTTTAAGTGAAGTGACAAAAATatccttcatttaaaattttaaaacaaatcatATTTTCTCTTCTCCCTACACCCATTTGCACCtagcatcttcatctcctttttTTTGCACCACACTTCCCCTTTGTTAACCTCTCCATGCATCCATTGCGTCACACCGCTAGTCCCTATCGTCGTCGTCACCATGAGTCCCCTCCCTTTAAGTTTATTTagtgtttgtttttaaaaattggaaTCCTTGGATTGAGAATCCGAAGGAATTCATATAATCCATACAGATTAACAATCTGTAAGGATTATACAGATTCGTAATTTGtataattcttatattttttatttaatttattaattaataaattattatttgaataaaattttttatttaaaagtaaattaatatttctgttgtcattttattattttataaataaatattgttgtatatttttaatatgtatttatttaattaattatttttttttttgaagctggtttataataattaatttattcaataaataattaatttatgaatttttttatttaaaaatgaatgtataaattttattgttatttaattatttttaaaatataagtaatttaattatatttgatatttaaaatatttttttataaaattgttaaatatcaaaattttcattCCTTAAATCTGTCTATGTCACCAACCAGGTTCATATACTCATCAGTCCATTttgcaagttctttaagcaaatggtTACGAACCAAAGACCATGAATCTTCACTCATACCTAATAAGGCAACAATTGCACGATATTCACAGCTACCATCAGGTTTGACATCAACaatattttcaatgaaatcatGAATGCATGGATGAAATTAATCCAACATAgacatattcctttgtggtttTGGTTGTTCGCATGATGATGTAGCCCGtttcattgaaaaattattattttgcacAAAATGCAATGCATCCACATACTCATAGTAAGATGGATCACACTTCGTTGATCTTTGATGTTGGGTCatctatttcttttaaaaacatgtccaaTCACATATgtacttgtctcaaaagatgcctTAATTGCAGTGTGTTGCagtgtgatcatgttgttcatgtcttgtataaggtaactttTAAAAACATGTTCAATCACATATgtacttgtctcaaaagatgcctTAATTGCAGTGTGTTGCAgtatgatcatgttgttcatggcttccCAAACACAACATAGGTCTCCAAGACTATTTTGCAGTAGTCTCTTTAAGACCCAATGAGCAGACTCAATCCTGCATTTGAAATACAcaaacaagtaaacaaaaataattatttttatacattagaCCCTAAAACCTAAcaccaaaatatatttacaattttcatatatgttagttgttgtgtttcctagatgcatcaccttattcgtccaggctttaataaatatttctttacggaAAATCAGTCATGTTTGTTTCACATAATCAAcaaacgttgcaaattcagttaaaagcttttgaaatcaaactttgccgctggtaatcgattacaggaaactggtaattgattaccaaagagtaaaaactctggtaacttagaaaattttgagaaaaactcttttgaaaaacaaaactgtgctatgtttggtttttgaaaaatcttttcaatacttcccttgtgaagtcttcttgatttcttctcttgaatcttgaaatcaaacttctcttgattcttgaatcttcttgatttcttctatgaaacttgaaattaatcttgatcttgaacttgttgactcaatcttgaaatcattctttgggctttttgtcatcatcttcgacatcatcaaaactacttgaatcaacttgattcatcatcatgaaacttgcttctacaatagattgttgaattttaatattacaCGATGCTCATACACGGTTTAGAATTGTTCATGGttgtttcataaaaaaagtatgaattgttgttggatgaaaaaattctttttcttattatgttaattgattaagagagtgagagaggttttaaaatacttaatgaGTTGGAGCCATTATATTATTAGTCAAAATATTAAAGTggtctaatcaatataaaattatggctAAGGGCATATATGTTATGAAAGGCTAATTGTGTAGATACCAttagtgatattataatttgatgaggggccaaattataattatcaaatttgggcTAACTAATGACAGTTACTACTCTAAGAAATTATGGTCCCCATTTATAGAGAGGAGCGACAATTTcgcttttcttttctcttaatGCTTATCAAAAGTAAAACTAattcagagaagaaaataaaactctTTACATTTGAAAGATCATACAACCAATCTTCTCATCAACCTTTCATCATAATTCCATTATGACTAATCCAGGTATGCTTCCGCATTTagttttttatcatgattatgAGTATGGGAGCACAATGGGTTTCATTCATCTTTATGTAGTAATTTATCTCTACATGGATAGAAAACATGTGATCAGGATTGATGATTGCCTGTTAGAATCAAATTAGGTTGATTGGTTGAATCCTTACAATTTAGTATGAGAGCCACCCATACTTGATtcatgtataattttaaaaattttatttattcaggCTGCTAGgatattctaaattttaaatgaatttagatattttacatatttttacttGATCTTACCAACCATATGTAAATGCACCGCTCATTTAAAGGTTATAGTgcatcattaatatatatatatatatatatatatatatatatatatatataacattgtgCTTGTTCTTACTTTCAGATGTCGTTGCAGTACATTAAAATAACAATCATGggcttctaaaatttaaaataaataaataaaagttaaaataatttactctaaaaatgttttaattttggatttggtacATCAATGCTAAAAATTTAGCTCATTTTAACTGTTTAGCATTTAAATGAGCTAATTGAATCAAGATATGACCAAAGTGACATCTCCTGTGTAGATTGTTTATGAGAGAAATGGGTTTCATGTGTGATTATTAATATGAATGGTGATTGGCCTAAAGGAAAGTTACCATTTAACTAATttacatacacaaacacacctATGATGTAAACGTGTGTGATAATTATGAGGTTTTGCATGTGAATGATAAATCATATCAAAAGATGATTTTGTTATTTGATATGCTTTTATTATCAATGTTTGAACATTACAACAAAGATATCACTAGCAATTAATACCGAAAGTTTTACGAAAATAACTTGAGTTCGACTGAAAAAGAAACCAACAATTATTTACTCAAATACTATTCAAactctttatttcttttataacaaaCGGTAAAGatctttttatctttctcttctctattctctttatctttatttcaacccaaacaacaaaacaaacaaaaggtgtCAAAATTCATACTCTATGAGCTGAACGCGCCCCGATCTGGGCCTTTAGAGAAAGTAAGAAATTATTGCTTCCTGCATGTCTCTGCCGTTTACGTTGAGAATAATCTCAAAATGTTATACAATAGTTACTTTCTTTAACACTTTTGCTAGGCATAACTTTTTTTGTAAATTCCCCCTTATTATATTTGGGAATTTCGAAAGcaaattaagtatttaaataAAGCTAAGTGAACTTACCATCATACAAACTCCAGGGTATGAACACATATTCACATGTTGTACTCATCATGCTATTTTCAAAAGCTCCCGCAAGGAAGAGCAGAAATACGTTCATTATTTATATCATATCCTGCTGTTTACATAAACTGGTCAATATTATTCTAAATGGtccataatattttaaatcatttttttcttactgGGAAGGAACAGTTTCCCCACGACAGCTTGCAGACTCAACCAGGGCAAGGTACTCAGTTATGGCTTCCCCTTCTACAGTAACTTCGATGTCATAATCAGCCAAGGCATCTGCTTTCGCTATATCTGCAGAGAGCTCATCTTCCATCTCTACATCTCGTTGTTCTGTTTTACTGTGATCTTCAACCTTATACATCGCTAAATCAGCATCAACATTGTCTGGCAAAGGAGCAGATGAACTTGCACCACCATGGGAAGCAGAAGCTGAATTTTCTCGAGGTTGCATGGGGTCAGTCCCAGGTTGTGCTGTCagtctttgcaatacttcatCTAAACTACCTCCGGCCTCAAAAGCAGCAACCACTGCAAAGAAACAGCAGTATGAGAACACTCCTATATGTCTATAACTAGTATCACCTTAGCACATTGTTGTGCCTTGAATCTAGATAACTATTGTACCTCTTGATCTTTCAAAACCCATTTGCACAACTTTTTCAATTTCAGAATCTCGTGCTGCTTTCTGTCTCTTCCTTTTCCTGGACTCGATATTGACCTTCATGTTGAAGAGAGTAAGAAGGAATATTGTTTTAAGTGACACAGAATTTTGTCAAGACAAATAGTAACCTGTAAAGCAGAATTAGTTTCTGGATTTGTCAAATCATCCAATGCTTTCTGAGTGTCATTTTCATTTCTTCTAAGGGCTTCAGCAGCAAGCTCCTTGTCAAACCTGCCAGAATAGCAATGTCAAGTCTGACTGTTATAGTATGCTTATGTGAAGTAGCTTTATAATACTAGTAGAATAAACCCTCAATTTCAATCCTGAAGTATTACCCTCTCCCCTAAATGGTCCGTAACATTAAAGAATTATATAAGTAATCCCtcaaatattagaaattaaGCCAAGTAGTCCCCAAATATTGAAAAACCCTTCAACTTGAATATTTGAGgaattaattgtataattttattacttcAGGCATTACCTAGGAGAACGGATAATACTTGGGAACCAAATTGGTTGTTTAATCAAATCAATACTAGTATGATTAGCTAACAGAGACTCACAAATCGCAATAAGAAATATAATGATCTGTTTAAGTTAGAATTGCATGCATGCAACGATAGATGCCACGCATGAATAAAGAAATTGTAAGTGCCATAAGCCTAGGTACTTACAATACGTACAAAGAAGTAGCCTCTTTACAGtaccaaatatcaatatttactatacaacataaaaaaaaaaaaacacttacccAATAGAGACCAATTCCTTCAATCTCTCTAGATCCACAGCTTTCTTTAAGGGTGTCATCCCATATCGCTTTTGTTCCCTGGAAGCAAGCTATTTAGAAAGAGAAACCAAAGAAAATAAAGTCTGATAAGCATTAAGTGTCACTCACTTAATTTCATTTCTCCTCCGAATATCCTCCTCCCTCTTTCGCAGTTTCTTTGTCTTCTCCTCAGCAAGGAAATCAATGGCACCCCCAACATCTTGATTGTTCATTCTCAATGCTCTCTTTGCATCACGTTCAGCAAAACCCATGCTCATAACAAGTGATAAGGCTTCATCCGGCACTTGCAGCTGCAAGAAAAAGGACATTGCTTACAAGAAGAGTGAAAAAGTAATGAATGTTATGCCAAATTCTTTGGCAGGACTATATGctctttttattcttctttgaaAGAGGAAAAAAGGGGCAGGGggcatacaaaaacaaacaaatctgGCTATATCAATCAATATCCATCAGTacgttcaaaatttaaaattagtaatGTTGAACTCTTAATGCTATAGAAGCTTGAGCTTCAGCTgctatttatcaaatttaatgtACATCTTGTAAGAATAATATGATATATGTCACAGCTTACAAACATTGatgtaacattaaaaaataaatcaagtaaCTAGAATATGTGAACAGTTCTAGATAAGGGAATATCagcacaacaacaacaaacataacaaaaagaaggataaaaaacATATGAAAAGAAAGAGGAGGAAAGAAGAGAATAACAGTTGACTACTACAATATCCTTATaggtattaaaaatatttgcaaTAACATGACAAAGGAATTGCTTCTCTTAACATtgtctaaaaaaaactaacatgatACCATGGAGTAACAAAGTTCAGATAGAGGTTTCTTCATTTAATACAGCTCACTTCAAAATAGactttttatttccatttacTTTCCGTGTTAGTCTAAGGAAGGGACTAGGGAGAGTGACATAGCTGCTtaggaaaatattttcagtttttacaaaaaaaaaaaattatctcagcATTAGAAATTTATTTAGTGCTACATGTCACACTAAAGTGAAAAGAAATGGCAACGTCCATTTCTTTATCCTAATgcagataaaaatacaaataatagaacaaatttgaaaagtgctgactttctttcttttatccaATTATCACAATATGCTATGAGATCTTAACAAACCTGGATAAACTTTGTCCTTGCTGAGGCTAATGTTTGTTTGGATTTCTCAAATTGGCCAGTATGATACGCCACCACCCCTTCAAGTAGCTCTAGTCTCAAATGTCTATATATGAAGCCAAGATAAGTATGGAAAATTGATCTACTTTGAATCTCATCCCAAAAATGTTGAgaattttaaaggaaaaaatatatacaagggTTGGGAATGAACAACTCACAATGCAAGTTCTGGATAGCGACCTCCTTGCAAGAGCCTGAGGCGAAAAGAATCCTTTCCATGAGCACGTTCAATACCTTCCCTGGCCATTTCAAGACGCTTCCCTGCATCCGAGAGCCATTTGATGTCTCGTATCATAAAATAGCACCATACCATGTCTATTTGTAGTATCGGAACATTGTCAATGAGCTGAAAAGAAACAAATTGTATTAAACTCAGGCTGGTTTGACTCCTCTAATGTGAGGGATGAAGTATAGAAAAACAAGGTTCGGGGAAAAGACTATTTCTGACGGTTTtgggaaaaacaaaaagaaatgaggATGTAGATTGGAATCAGATTAGATTACTCACCTCAATGACTTTTGGATCACAAAGAGAGAATGACTCctgcaaaataaattaaatcttgaattaatcatgaaaatataataaaaaaaaaaactatgcatAGCAAGACAGAAGAGAAGCCGTGTGTGCAACTTCATGAATTATACGCCATAGTcacccaaaataataataacctagCAAAAGTTCTAATAAAAAAGAAGGTTAAAGAAAGAGGGTAAAGATATCAAAGAAACTACATCCAAAAACCCTAACAAAGGCAATGCTCGTAAGTCAGAGTGCCTATTCATCACATTACATTCAGCTTGAGCACAATCTTGAGTTACAGCGAACAGCATTATTGCAGTTAGGACCTTCTCAACGAATTACACCTTCCTCTTTTCCCTATAGTAGTTCCTCTTAATTGTTTGATCTACGTTACCCCGACACTACTTGTTACCCAATAAATGCATCATAATGGGGTTACTATTAGGAATGTTAGGAATCCCTAGTTGAGTGGAATAAACTTAACTAATTAATGTGGTACTTAATGCATGAGGCTCTCTTGCCTGATGAACTAGTCTTATTGCATCGATGCTTTCATTGAGAGTCTCTACCGGGCTCTAaaggtgttaaaaaaaatggtttggaTTGAGCCAGATTGTAACCGAACCTAAACAAAGTTGGTTTTTTCCTGAACTAGTTCAAGAAAAAATGAGTGTACTGTTTTATAAAACCAATTCGGTTAACCGAATTGTTTCTACAAAACTTGTTTGGTTAACCGAactagtttttatttaaatat includes these proteins:
- the LOC100804062 gene encoding NEDD8 ultimate buster 1, translating into MAKLKIGGTWAGVLEEVDLQAWTLATLRDHVAARSNTPSDSINLICAGKILKDDTVPPQTLAQLGVKSNAKILATRASTPQQGHSFLAQEERSSRLARIRAAANAMAERHADGALPVEDFNIEVEDQNGQKVRLGSETDQRAVMMGLMLHAKGKRLIRQGNYKDALEVLSMGEESFSLCDPKVIELIDNVPILQIDMVWCYFMIRDIKWLSDAGKRLEMAREGIERAHGKDSFRLRLLQGGRYPELALHLRLELLEGVVAYHTGQFEKSKQTLASARTKFIQLQVPDEALSLVMSMGFAERDAKRALRMNNQDVGGAIDFLAEEKTKKLRKREEDIRRRNEIKEQKRYGMTPLKKAVDLERLKELVSIGFDKELAAEALRRNENDTQKALDDLTNPETNSALQVNIESRKRKRQKAARDSEIEKVVQMGFERSRVVAAFEAGGSLDEVLQRLTAQPGTDPMQPRENSASASHGGASSSAPLPDNVDADLAMYKVEDHSKTEQRDVEMEDELSADIAKADALADYDIEVTVEGEAITEYLALVESASCRGETVPSQ